The Pyxidicoccus sp. MSG2 DNA segment CTCCAGCACGCCGTCATTGTCGAAGTCGGCCAGCCGGGCCTCCCAACCCCAGCCACTGCGCGCCACGCCACGCGGCTCACTGCGGTCCACGTACGGGGCCACGCCGTCCTTCATTCGGGCCACCTCACCGGTGCTCTCCCAGAGAAAGTGGCTCTCCAGCAACGAGTACTCTGCCGAGATGTTGCTTACGTAGAGGTCCAGCAGCCCATCTCCATTGACGTCCCCGAAGTCCACGCCCATTCCCTTGAAGGAATCGCGGCCGAGCACCTTCGAGTTGGGCGTGGCCAGGCCCTTCTCGCCGGACAGCGACGCAAAGCGGAACCGTCCCCGCTCGGAGCGGTTGTGCAGCATCCGGTCGGGACCGAAGTCATTGGCGAAGTACACCTCCGGCAGCAGGTCCCCATCCAGGTCCGCCGCGCCCACCGCCAGCGTCCATCCGTGCTCGATCTGCTCCTCCAGCGCAGGGTCCTCCAGCACGCTGCGCATTTCCTGGAAGGTGACGGAAGGTGCAGCGCCGGAGGTGGCGCCCGTCCAGCGCAGCCAGCGGTTGCGCCCGCCATTGAAGGCGCGCGTCATGGAATCCTGCATCCCATCTGGCACTGGCGCGTTCTCGTCGATGATGTGCGAGCCGTCCGGGAAGTAGTTGGTGATGATGAAGTCTGGATGGCCGTCACCGTCCACGTCCGCGAAGGTGGCCGCGTTGCTGTACCAGCGCTCCACCACCGGGTTCACCTCCTGGCGCGTGAATGCGTCCGCGCCCAGGGCCACGGATTGCCCCGGCATGCCCGGCTTCTGGAGGAAGGCCACCGGCGTGCGGCCCCAGTAGTAGACGACCACGTCCGCCCAACCGTCCTCGTTAAGGTCCCTCGGGAGACACCCCATGGGAGCCATGGTGGCGCCATCCCATGGCAGCGGCGATGCGTCCAAGGTGAAGGGCGCATAGCGCGAGGGAGTGCCTGGCACGGGGGCCACGATGACCTGGTCCGTGCGCGTTTCCACGTAGCACACGTCATTGGGCAGGCCATCCGAATCCAGGTCGTGCAGCGCCACCGCGCCGCCGACCGCGGATATCCACCCCTGGATGTGCTTCAGTGACGGATTGACAGGCCGCAGTGATCGAGGAGGGGGCCCGGCCACCGAGGGAAGCTCGTGCCGCTCGAAGCCGAACCGCGAAGCCATGGCCGCGCGCGCTGCCTCATCCTTCGCGGGTGGCCGTGCGAAGCCGTAGAGGCCCAGGACCATGGTGGCCGCCAGGATTTGCGGCAGATAGGCCTGGAACCACATCCTCTTCTGTTCACTCATGCTGCTCCCGAAATAGCGGCGGTCAGCCGCTGGATGTGCTGTCTCCAGAGCTCAAAGCGCGGAGTGTCGCCCTGCGCTCCGGTCACCGCCCGTTCCGCCTGGTCCGCTAGCGGCGCAACCACCGACGCGGGCTTCCCGAAGAGGACATCGCAGGCCAGTTCCACGTGGGGTGCCAGGTTGCCCGCGCGCTCCCGGGCCCGCGCCGCGAACACACTGCCTTGGCGCAACTGCGGGAGGTGCGGGCCCGTGGCGCGCGCGAGCTCCTCCAGGGCCTCACGGTCCACACCGCCCGCGTACGTGCAAGCCAGGCCCACGCCCGCCCAAAGGTCCGGCCACCGCGCCTCCGGGAACGAGCGCACCCGGTCGATGATGCGCCCGACGCCCGCGCCCTCTACGAACCAGAGGCTGCGGCCGAGCCCCTGATCGAACACTCGGGCCGCGTAGCCGGAAAGGGGCTGCTGCCGCCGCTGCTCCACGTAGCGCGCGCCGTGGAAGAAGCCCTCGTGGAAGCCGTAGCCGTCCACCGCGAGCCAGCCGAGCAGCGGGTCCACCCGCATCAGTTTCGGCTCCACGCTTCGCCCCAGGCGTGCCCACGCCCAGCCCATGCCCACGTATGTCATATAGACATGGCGGTAATCGCTACCTTCCAGGAAGCGCTGCACCCGAGAGCGGTCCCACGGTGCCAGCATGTCCAGCAGGGCGAGTGCCATGGCTGCGCCCTCGTACGCGAAGCCGCGGACCTCCGTGTCCACTGCCTCCACTGCCGGCAACAGCGATTCGGGCTCTGGGTCGTCCAGCGCAGCCATGTAGCCGACGATGAACGTGGAGCCGATGCGCTCCAACCGCGCCTGCGCGGGCTCGCCCGCCCCTCGGAAACCACGCTTCGTGAAGCTCGCCTCATCTGGAGCCAGCCCGAAGATGCGCCTGCGCACGGAACGCGCCAGTCCTCGCGGCGCGGCGTTGCGTTGCGTCAGGCGTGCTCTCGCCTTGCCAGTCGATGACCAAAACATGGAGTGGATATCTATACCACAACCTGTGTAGGCTCTAAATGCCGGACGTTGAGGTTTCTTCGTGAGAGGCGGAACAGCGGAATCTCCGGCTCTTTTCTTTGTCTGGGGTCGCCGCCATGAGCGGTGGGGAGCGACAATGATGAGCAGCGCCATGCGCGGTGGACGCACGGGACTGGCGGTATTGACCGTCGTCTGGGTAGCGGTACTGGCGTTGGTGAGCGGGCTCCACCTGGGCCTGAATCGCCAGGAGTTGCTGGCCCGACGCGCCAAGCTACAGGTAGGGCACCTACCCGTCACGTGACACCTCACGTGTCCGGTCACCAGTTGGGCGACCCGAAATTCGAATAGGGGCACCGTCTTCGAGTCGAGACGGTTCACGAACTTCGCTGCCATCACGGAGGCATTCCAGGCTGGCGAGCTCCAGGCGTCCTTCATCCTCGCTCCGCTGGCGATGACGATGAAGCGCCGGGGCCTGCCCATCCGCATCGTTTACTTGGGACATCGTGACGGCACGGTGCTCATGGTGCGCAAGGACGCGCCCATCCAGTCTTTCGCGGACCTGCGCGGCAAGCGCATCGCCATCCCGCATCGCTATTCCAACCAGCGGATCCTCATCCAGAAGTTGATGGACCGGTTCGCCATGACGGACGACGACGTGACGCTCATCGAGTTCCCTCCGCCGGAGATGCCAGCCGGACTGCGCACCGGACAGTTCGACGCGTACATCGTGGGGGAGCCGTTCGGTGCGGCAGCGGAGCTGTCGGACATCGCGCGACCGCTCTATTTCACCAAGGACGTGTGGCCGGACTTCATCTCCTGCGTGCTGGCGGTCCATGAAAAGCTCATCGCCGACCGGCCGGACTTGGTGCAGGAACTGGTGAATGGCATTGCGGCCTCTGGCGAGTGGATCGACTCACCCGGCGAGGACCTGGCTCCGGGGGTGGCGGTGGAAGGAGAGGGGCCCGCAGACCCGTCCCTGGCCATGGTGCCAAAAGGTTGGCCCCGCACGCACCGCATGCAGGCGGCGGCCATCGCCGCGAGACCCGAGCACTTCAATCAGCGCGTCGAGCTGCTTCGCTACGTGCTTACGCAACCGCCAGACCGGGTGCGCTACGTGGACCTGGAACCGGCGCGCGCGGACTTCGAGGAGATTCAGCGCTACGCCGAGCGTCTGGGCTTCTTTCCTCCGTCCTCGCCGGAGAGCCCGTTCGGGTTCGACGACTATACGGATACGCGCTTTGCCCGGCGCAAGCCGGCGGTGGGAGACGTCGCGCCGTGATGCGCAAGGTGCGGTTCGAACAGGTAGCGCTGGGGGTGGTGGGCACGGCCGTGTTCCTGCTAGCGTGGGAGCTGGCCACCCACGACGCGCCGCGCGGGGGAATGCCGGGTCCCCTGGGGACGGCACAGGGCCTCTTTGAACTGGCCGGCACCGGCGCGCTGCTACGCAACGTGGTGGCCTCGGTGTTCCGTGTCTCCTACGGCTTCACACTGGCGGTCATCATCGGCATTCCGCTAGGCGTTTGGGTCGGCTGGTACGCGCGCGCGCACTACGCGCTCAACCCATTCCTGCAGCTCCTGAGGCCCATCTCGCCCATTGCCTGGCTGCCTGTCGCGACGCTGTGGTTCGGCAGTGGGGACGTGTCAGCCGTCTTCCTCATCTTCATGGCGGCGTTCTTCCCCATGGTGGTGTCCACGTCCTCGGCGGTGCGGGCCATCGAGAACCGCTACCTGAAGGCGGCTGAGAACTTCGAAGTGCGCGGAGTGAGGCTGGCCACGCGCGTTATCTTCCCGGCCATCCTCCCGCAGGTCGTCTCCGGCATGCGGCTGGCGCTGGGCATCGCCTGGGTGGTGGTCGTGGCGGCGGAGATGCTCGGCGTGCGCTCCGGGTTGGGCTACCAGGTCAACGACGCACGCAACAACCTGCGCTTCGAACTGGTCACCGCGGCCATGGTGGTCATCGGGGTGATTGGCTTCGGGCTGGATGGAATCTTCCGCGCACTCGAGCGGCAGCAGGTGCTTCAGAGAGGAGCGCGCCCTGGCGACTTCTGAGAATGCGGTGGTGAAGATCCGGCTGAAGCAGGCGCTGAAGCAATTCGGCGCCGGGGCGAAAGCCCTGACGGTTCTGGACCACGTGGACCTGGAGGTGCGCGAGCACGAGTTCGTCGTGCTGGTCGGGCCCTCGGGCTGTGGCAAGACGACGTTGCTGGGCGCCATCGCTGGCTTCGTGGCGTTGGATGCGGGCACGCTGGAGATCGACGGACAGCGCGTGCGGGGCCCGTCCCGGCGGCGCATCTATGTGTCCCAGGAGCCCAGCGTCTTCCCCTGGTTGACGGTGGAGGAGAATGTCGCCTTCCCGCTGGCGGACCTGCCCGCCGAGGCCCGTGAGGCCGAGGTGGCGCGCCAGCTATCGCGCGTGGGGCTCGCGGATTTCCGCAATCACTATCCAGTGCAGCTGTCCGGCGGAATGAAGCAGCGGCTGGAGTTCGCAAGGGCCCTGGCTGCCGAGCCAGAGATGCTCCTGCTGGACGAGCCCTTCGGCGCGCTCGACCCGTTCACGCGACATGAGCACTGCCGCGAGCTGGCTCGCCTGTGGCTGGAGACTCGCAAGACGTGTGTCATGGTGACGCACGACATCGAGGAGGCTTGCGCATTGGCCACGCGCATCGTGGTGATGTCCACGCGGCCCGCGCGCATCATCGACATCTTGGACAACCCGCTGCCCCGGCCAAGGGACCTCACCGGCGATGGCTTCCATGCGCTCAAGACGCGCATCCACAGGCTGCTCCAGCTCGTGCCGAGCATCTGAGCCGCTTCCAGCAAGAACGGTACAAAACACATTCGTCCTTCGTGGAGTCAATAGATGCCGGTGCTGGAACGATTGACGCAGGCCTGCCTGGCCAGGCCGAGACTCGTGTTGCTGGCTGGCCTCTTGGTGACGCTGTTCTTCGTGAGCGGCATCCCGCGACTCAACCTTCGTACGGACGGAATGGCCATCTACCCGTCCGATAATCCAGTCGTCGAACAGTCCGAGGTTGATGCGGAGACCTTCCGGGACCCCGATCAGGTCATCGTCCTGGTGAACTCCCGTGTGGCCGGGCCGCGCGTCGCCAGCCTCGCCGGCCTGCGTTTCCTGAGGGAGCTGGACCGCCAGGTTCGTCGGCTCCCCATCGCGGATGCTGACAAGGTTCGTTCCCTGGCCAGTCTGGTAGACCCCGACCCGAACCTGTCTGCCCTGCAGTACGCCAGGGAGTATCTGGAAGAAGCCCCAACGTCGGAAGCGGAGGCCACGGCGCTACTTGAGCGTGTCGACCGCCATCCACTGGCCCGAGGCCTGTTCCTTTCCCGGGACGGCTCCGCCGCGGCCCTCTACGTTCCCCTGGCCAGGGGCATCGAGCGCCGAGATGCCGTCAGTGTTCTGGAGCGCTGGCTCGCCACCTACTCAGGCTCGGAATTCGAACTGCGGGTCACCGGCCCGGTGGTGGCGGAGGTCCTGCTCGGCCGGCTCGTCCTGCGCGACCTGTTCTGGATGGTTCCCATCATGGTCACGGTGATGGTCCTGCTGCTGTACTGGTACATGCGCACCGTGGCGGCCGTGGTCGCCGTCATGACGGAGGTCCTGGTCGTCATGGCGTGCGTGCTGGGGACCATGGGGTACCTGGGAATCCCGGTCACGCTGATTACCACCATCCTCCCCATCGTCCTGATGGTCATGGGGGCCGCGGATGAGATCCACTTCATGGAGCGGCTGCAGACCCTTCATGACTCGAACCCGGCGGCTTCGCCCGAGCAGCGTCGGGCGCATGTGCGGGCGGCGCTGAGGGAAATAGGGGCTCCGCTGGTGCTCACTTCCCTGGCCACCGCAGCCGGATTCCTGGCCTATCCCTCATCCACCATCCTGCCCCTCCGCGACTTCGGGGTGCTCGCGGCCATGGGGATGGTTCTGGCGATGCTGTCGAGCTTCACCCTCATCCCCGCCTTGGTCGTCGCCATGCCCGGCGCATGGTGGAGGAGGCGACAGCCGAAGCAAGCTCCGGAGCTTTCACCCCTGTCCTCGTTCGAGGCATGGATATGCCGTCACGAAACGGCCTCGTTCCGCCTCGGCGTATTTCTCATCGCTGTGATGCTCCCTGGCAGCTTCTTCCTCTCCATCCAGGACTCATGGCTCGAGAACTTTGACAGGGCGTCGCCGGTCGTGGCCGCGGATGAAATCTTCAATTCCCAGTTCTGGGGGACGTACCGCTTCGACGTCGTCCTCGAGAGCCCGGAGCCGCATTTCTTTCGCCATGCCGACGGACTGGCCTTGGTGGAGGAGGTCTCCCGGCTTGCATCAACCGCGCCTCATGCCGCAGGGGTCATCAGCCATCTGACCCCGCTGGGTGTGCTCGCAAGGATGACGGGCAAGTCGGACGAGGTCTCGCGGTTGCCAGGGGAGGCCCTCCGGACCCTGAGCGCGCTGTCCATACTCCTCAGGAGCCGTATCGACCTGGACCAGTATCAGACGCGGGATGCACAGATGGCTCGCGTGCGCATCATGGTCAGGGCTCCCGACTTCCTCCAGGGCACCGAGCTGCGGGAGCATCTTGAGCGAAGCCTCCCGCGCATCCTGGAAGCTCGCGGAGTGAAGGCTCATTTCAGCGGGGAACTGCCGATCGCCGTCGAGGTCGTTCGAGCCATCATCTCAAGCCAGCTCTACTCCATCGTCTGGAGCCTGATAGGCATCGGCCTGATTCTCTTGATAGGCCTCAGGAACCTCATCCAGGCCGTCGTCGTACTGGTCCCCGTGCTGGCTGGCTCGATACTCGTGTTCGGTGTGCTCGGCTACCTTGGGCTGCCGCTGGGAATCGCCAGCAGCATGTTCCTGGCGCTCTCCGTCGGTTGCGGCACTGACTTCGCCCTGCACTTCGTCCACGCACACAAGGAGGGCCAGAGAGCCGGCCTGGCTCATGCCGACGCTGTTCGCAACAGCTTCGCCTCCGCTGGGAAGGCGGCCCGCTGGAACGCCATGGTCCTGGGGCTCGGTTTCCTGAGTCTGACCTTGTCCTCGTTGAGACCCAATCGCGTCCTGGGCCTGCTGTTGGGAATGGCCATGTTCTCCGCGTACCTCATGACCCTCCTGCTGCTTCCCCGGCTTCTGGGGCTGGCGCGAAGACTGCGCCCAAACCCAATCTC contains these protein-coding regions:
- a CDS encoding CRTAC1 family protein; its protein translation is MSEQKRMWFQAYLPQILAATMVLGLYGFARPPAKDEAARAAMASRFGFERHELPSVAGPPPRSLRPVNPSLKHIQGWISAVGGAVALHDLDSDGLPNDVCYVETRTDQVIVAPVPGTPSRYAPFTLDASPLPWDGATMAPMGCLPRDLNEDGWADVVVYYWGRTPVAFLQKPGMPGQSVALGADAFTRQEVNPVVERWYSNAATFADVDGDGHPDFIITNYFPDGSHIIDENAPVPDGMQDSMTRAFNGGRNRWLRWTGATSGAAPSVTFQEMRSVLEDPALEEQIEHGWTLAVGAADLDGDLLPEVYFANDFGPDRMLHNRSERGRFRFASLSGEKGLATPNSKVLGRDSFKGMGVDFGDVNGDGLLDLYVSNISAEYSLLESHFLWESTGEVARMKDGVAPYVDRSEPRGVARSGWGWEARLADFDNDGVLEALQATGFLKGNRNSWPELQELATGNDQMLSLPESWPRFQGGDDLSGHQHNPFWVQDSSGRFHDLAPELGIATPEVTRGIATADVDGDGALDFAVGNQWEPSFAYRNRAASPGAFLGLRLLHPVAGTPASPLRVEAGRAPYGGKGTPALGASVKVRLPGGRHLVGQVDGGNGHSGKRSPELHFGLGRQDASAKLNVEVAWRDGTGRPHHQSLNLTLGWHTIVLGDEGVTEASR
- a CDS encoding ABC transporter permease, which translates into the protein MRKVRFEQVALGVVGTAVFLLAWELATHDAPRGGMPGPLGTAQGLFELAGTGALLRNVVASVFRVSYGFTLAVIIGIPLGVWVGWYARAHYALNPFLQLLRPISPIAWLPVATLWFGSGDVSAVFLIFMAAFFPMVVSTSSAVRAIENRYLKAAENFEVRGVRLATRVIFPAILPQVVSGMRLALGIAWVVVVAAEMLGVRSGLGYQVNDARNNLRFELVTAAMVVIGVIGFGLDGIFRALERQQVLQRGARPGDF
- a CDS encoding DUF1702 family protein, whose protein sequence is MRRRIFGLAPDEASFTKRGFRGAGEPAQARLERIGSTFIVGYMAALDDPEPESLLPAVEAVDTEVRGFAYEGAAMALALLDMLAPWDRSRVQRFLEGSDYRHVYMTYVGMGWAWARLGRSVEPKLMRVDPLLGWLAVDGYGFHEGFFHGARYVEQRRQQPLSGYAARVFDQGLGRSLWFVEGAGVGRIIDRVRSFPEARWPDLWAGVGLACTYAGGVDREALEELARATGPHLPQLRQGSVFAARARERAGNLAPHVELACDVLFGKPASVVAPLADQAERAVTGAQGDTPRFELWRQHIQRLTAAISGAA
- a CDS encoding efflux RND transporter permease subunit — encoded protein: MPVLERLTQACLARPRLVLLAGLLVTLFFVSGIPRLNLRTDGMAIYPSDNPVVEQSEVDAETFRDPDQVIVLVNSRVAGPRVASLAGLRFLRELDRQVRRLPIADADKVRSLASLVDPDPNLSALQYAREYLEEAPTSEAEATALLERVDRHPLARGLFLSRDGSAAALYVPLARGIERRDAVSVLERWLATYSGSEFELRVTGPVVAEVLLGRLVLRDLFWMVPIMVTVMVLLLYWYMRTVAAVVAVMTEVLVVMACVLGTMGYLGIPVTLITTILPIVLMVMGAADEIHFMERLQTLHDSNPAASPEQRRAHVRAALREIGAPLVLTSLATAAGFLAYPSSTILPLRDFGVLAAMGMVLAMLSSFTLIPALVVAMPGAWWRRRQPKQAPELSPLSSFEAWICRHETASFRLGVFLIAVMLPGSFFLSIQDSWLENFDRASPVVAADEIFNSQFWGTYRFDVVLESPEPHFFRHADGLALVEEVSRLASTAPHAAGVISHLTPLGVLARMTGKSDEVSRLPGEALRTLSALSILLRSRIDLDQYQTRDAQMARVRIMVRAPDFLQGTELREHLERSLPRILEARGVKAHFSGELPIAVEVVRAIISSQLYSIVWSLIGIGLILLIGLRNLIQAVVVLVPVLAGSILVFGVLGYLGLPLGIASSMFLALSVGCGTDFALHFVHAHKEGQRAGLAHADAVRNSFASAGKAARWNAMVLGLGFLSLTLSSLRPNRVLGLLLGMAMFSAYLMTLLLLPRLLGLARRLRPNPISDQKIAVNV
- a CDS encoding ABC transporter ATP-binding protein → MKIRLKQALKQFGAGAKALTVLDHVDLEVREHEFVVLVGPSGCGKTTLLGAIAGFVALDAGTLEIDGQRVRGPSRRRIYVSQEPSVFPWLTVEENVAFPLADLPAEAREAEVARQLSRVGLADFRNHYPVQLSGGMKQRLEFARALAAEPEMLLLDEPFGALDPFTRHEHCRELARLWLETRKTCVMVTHDIEEACALATRIVVMSTRPARIIDILDNPLPRPRDLTGDGFHALKTRIHRLLQLVPSI